TCGACAACAATAATCTCATCTGCAAAGGAAATGGAGTCTATGCATTTTTCAATGTAGCCCATCTCATTGTAGGTGATGATTAGTGCTGATAATTTTTGCTTTGGGGTACTCAAAATCAGCCTTTTTGGTTTTGGTTGTTTGGCATGATAAAACTATAACATGAAACCTATGAAAAAATTGTTGGCTATGTAAAAAATCTGACACATAGCGTAATTAAATTTTCATACATTCCATAGATGTCACACCTTAAAAAAGGTTGCCTAAAATGATGTGCTTTTCAAATTCTACAATAGGATTTTCATATTTTCGGCATTTACACAGCTACATCATATTCCCTTAGCGCATCATTGAGCGAGGTTTTTTTATTGGTGCTTTCCTTACGCTTTCCAATGATCAACGCACAGGAAACCTGATACTTTCCGGCATTGAACTCTTTGGTATAACTACCTGGTATAACAACTGAACGGGCTGGTACCCTACCTTTCATTTCCAAAGGTTGGTCTCCGGTGACATCAATGATCTTGGTTGAAGCCGTAAGCACTACGTTGGCTCCCAAAACGGCTTCTTTTTCCACACGAACGCCCTCAACCACTATGGAACGTGAACCAATAAACGCATTGTCCTCTATGATGACCGGGGATGCCTGTAATGGCTCCAGTACCCCTCCAATACCAACACCACCACTTAAATGTACGTTTTTGCCTATTTGCGCACAGCTCCCAACAGTGGCCCAGGTATCCACCATGGTACCTTCATCCACGTAAGCCCCAATATTGACGTAACTGGGCATTAAAATGGTACCCGGGGATATATAGGCACCGTGCCGGGCAACCGCGTGGGGAACTACCCGTATGCCTTTTTTCTTGTATCCCTTTTTTAAGGGAATTTTATCATGGTACTCAAAAATGCCCGCTTCCAAAACCTCCATTTTCTGGATTGGAAAATAAAGCACTACCCCCTTTTTTACCCATTCGTTGATCTTCCACTCATTTCCATTGGGTTCCGCACATCTCAGTTTTCCTTGATCGATCAATTCTATTACCTGCCTAATGGCATCCTGGACATTGCTTTCCTTCAACAATTCCCTATTCTCCCAAGCATTTTCAATGGTGGTCTTTAGTTCGTGCATGTTTTTGTTTTTGGGCAAATATAGGAGCTACCTGGGCAATCCACATCACATTTTTAGATGCGTAACACTTTTAGGATTATTTTTGCTAAAAATTGTTCGATTGGGAAGGATAATGGCATTGGACTTTGGAGAGGTAAGAACGGGAATTGCGGTAACGGATGAACTACAACTCATCGCCTCTGGATTGACCACCGTAAAAACTTCCGAAATTTTCGCCTTTTTGACCGATTATTTAAAAAAGGAAAGGGTCGAATGTATTGTTATTGGAGAGCCTAAACAAATGGATGGTACCCCATCGGAATCAGAAACCCCGATCCGGCCTTTTATCAAGGGTTTGACGAGGGCTTTCCCAACTATCCCAATTAAAAGACAAGACGAGCGATTTACATCCAAAATGGCTTTGGATACCATGATTGCTGGAGGAGTGAGAAAGAAAAAAAGGCAGGATAAAGCGGTAGTGGATAAGATAAGCGCTACCTTAATTTTGCAGGCCTATTTAGATAGAATATGATCGTATGATTTTACCCATTGTAGCCTACGGCGACCCCGTTTTAAGAAAGAAAGCGAAAGAAATACCTTCTGACTATGCCAAACTAAAAGAATTGGTGGAGAACATGTTCGAAACCATGTACAACGCCTCTGGAGTGGGATTGGCGGGCCCTCAGGTGGGGCTGCCCCTTAGAATATTTGTCATTGACGCTTCACCATTTGCCGATGACGAAGAATTGAGTCAAGAAGATCAAGAGCAGCTAAAGGGATTTAAAAAGGTTTTTATCAATGCCAAAATAGAAGAAGAGGAAGGAAAGGAATGGGCATTTAATGAGGGATGTTTGAGTATTCCGGATATTAGGGAAGATGTCAATCGGAAACCACAAATCACGATAACCTACCAAGACGAGGAATTCAATTCGTATAGCGAGACCTACAATGGACTTGTCGCACGGATCATCCAACATGAATACGATCATATTGAGGGCATCCTTTTCACGGATAAGCTTTCTTCCCTCAAGAAACGCCTTTTAAAGAATAGATTGGAGAAAATATCCAAAGGAAAGGTAAGTGTGGATTACAAAATGCGGTTTCCCCAAGTTAAAAAAGGCCGTTAATTGTCCTGGTATATATCTAAAGACATATTTTTGCGGACGTAAAATTCGTGAAAATGACGTTGGATAAAATTCTATCAATTTCTGGAAAGCCCGGTCTGTATAAGCTGCTTACCCAAACCCGAAGCGGTTTTGTTGGGGAATCACTGTTGGACGGAAAAAGGGTTTCCGTAGGTCTTCGTAACAATGTGAGCGTACTTTCAGAAATAGCTGTGTACACCTTGGAAGAAGAAATTCCCCTGCGTGAAGTTTTCCAGAAAATAAGTGAAAAGGAGAATGGGGGGAAAACTTCCGTGCACCATAAAGAAGGTAAATTGGAATTGGAAGAATACTTTTTTGAAATACTTCCAAATTATGATGAGGATCGTGTATATCCCAGTGACATCAAAAAGATTGTACAATGGTACAATATCCTTCATGATAGTGGAATGACCCATTTTTCGGAATCAGATGATGAAGATACCG
The sequence above is a segment of the Muricauda sp. SCSIO 64092 genome. Coding sequences within it:
- a CDS encoding 2,3,4,5-tetrahydropyridine-2,6-dicarboxylate N-succinyltransferase; this translates as MHELKTTIENAWENRELLKESNVQDAIRQVIELIDQGKLRCAEPNGNEWKINEWVKKGVVLYFPIQKMEVLEAGIFEYHDKIPLKKGYKKKGIRVVPHAVARHGAYISPGTILMPSYVNIGAYVDEGTMVDTWATVGSCAQIGKNVHLSGGVGIGGVLEPLQASPVIIEDNAFIGSRSIVVEGVRVEKEAVLGANVVLTASTKIIDVTGDQPLEMKGRVPARSVVIPGSYTKEFNAGKYQVSCALIIGKRKESTNKKTSLNDALREYDVAV
- the ruvX gene encoding Holliday junction resolvase RuvX → MGRIMALDFGEVRTGIAVTDELQLIASGLTTVKTSEIFAFLTDYLKKERVECIVIGEPKQMDGTPSESETPIRPFIKGLTRAFPTIPIKRQDERFTSKMALDTMIAGGVRKKKRQDKAVVDKISATLILQAYLDRI
- the def gene encoding peptide deformylase, which codes for MILPIVAYGDPVLRKKAKEIPSDYAKLKELVENMFETMYNASGVGLAGPQVGLPLRIFVIDASPFADDEELSQEDQEQLKGFKKVFINAKIEEEEGKEWAFNEGCLSIPDIREDVNRKPQITITYQDEEFNSYSETYNGLVARIIQHEYDHIEGILFTDKLSSLKKRLLKNRLEKISKGKVSVDYKMRFPQVKKGR
- a CDS encoding DUF5606 domain-containing protein; protein product: MTLDKILSISGKPGLYKLLTQTRSGFVGESLLDGKRVSVGLRNNVSVLSEIAVYTLEEEIPLREVFQKISEKENGGKTSVHHKEGKLELEEYFFEILPNYDEDRVYPSDIKKIVQWYNILHDSGMTHFSESDDEDTAQEEE